Below is a genomic region from bacterium.
GATCGAAACGACTTGTGGGGCATTCTTAGCTTTTCTGAAGACTTCCGTCCCGAAAGGAATTATACTTTGAACGGCCTCGTTTTGCATTGTCTTCTTGAAATTATCCAAGACTCTTACGGCATCCTCGATAGCACTCTCGGATATTATTTTTGTTTTTAAAAGGCCTCTACCAAGGCGAGGTTCTTCGACTTTGGTGAATAGAGGTTTAATATCGCCGCTCCGATCTATTTCGGCGATGGTCATTAAAATGGAATTAGTTCCTATGTCTATGCTCGCGACTCGCACAGTATCTCCTATACAAAGCGAAAGCAAGGAAAACAGTTATGCATCCGGCTAGGTCGGCAATAAAGTCTGCAATGCTTGCCTTACGATAGGGTAATTTTGACTGAAAGTATTCAACAAGTCCACCAACTACCGATGGAATAAGGATAGTAGATATAAGAGGATATGCGCCGCTGACAGCGTAATAAGCTAATGTCGAAAGTAACGCAAAAGCACCAAAATGAAGGACTTTATCGAAATTTTGAAAAAGCATCGGCTGGTTAGGCGACGGTTGAATGGTAAGGAAGATAATTATCACCGTCCAAATAATTGCTGGAAGGTATTTTAATGCCCGATAGAGCTTACTTCTTTCTGGTCGATTTAATTTATCCTTGGAATGCATATTACTAAATTATTCCCAGGGATTTTTTTAGGAAAGAGCCGGTATAGCTTTTTCGATTCATTGCGATATTTTCCGGTGTGCCTTTCGCCACGATAGTTCCCCCCATATCTCCACCTTCGGGACCGAGGTCTATGATGTAATCGGCAACCTTGAGAACATCTAAGTTGTGCTCGATTACAAGGACGGTATTACCAAGATCGACAAGTTTATTAAGAACATCAAGAAGTATTTTAACATCGTAAGCATGAAGACCGACAGTAGGTTCGTCGAGAATGTAGAGCGTTTTTCCTGTCGATTTTTTAGAAAGCTCTGTTGCAAGTTTAACTCTTTGTGCTTCGCCACCAGAAAGCGTAACAGCAGATTGTCCAAGCGTGATATATCCAAGGCCTACATTACGAAGTGTTTTAAGTTTGTTTGAGATCAAGGTTATATTCTCGAAGAAATCGGTTGCTTCATCGACGGTCATTTCGAGAATTTCATTTATATTTTTGCCTTTATATCGAATTTGTAGAGTTTCTCTGTTGTAGCGTTTACCATGGCAGACGTCGCAGGGAACATAAACATCGGGCAAGAAATGCATTTCGAGCTTAATTGTGCCTCCCCCGCCACATGTATCGCATCTGCCGCCTTTAACATTGAAAGAAAATCTTCCTGTTTTGTAACCTCTTGCTCGTGATTCAGGCAAGCTAGCGAAAAGTTCCCGTATAGGAGTAAAAGCGCCGGTATATGTAGCCGGATTGCTTCTTGGAGTTCTTCCAATAGGTGACTGGTCAATATCAATGACCTTATCTATGAATTCGAGACCGCGAATAAAGCGATATGGCAGTGGGCGAATATTCTTGCGCGTGAAATAGCGTGCAAGTATCGGGAACAGCGTCTCGTTTATCAGCGTGGATTTTCCCGAGCCTGAAACACCCGATATACAGATAAACATACCAAGTGGGAGTTGAATATCAACATTTGCAAGATTATTGCCGGATGCACCTTCGAGGGCGAGAATTTTCCCATTCCCTTTGCGACGATTCTCTGGAGTAGGTATCTCGAATTTGCCCGAGAGATATTTGCCGGTGTAAGAATTATCACATTTGACTATTTCTTCGGGAGTGCCGGCGCATACGATCTCTCCCCCGTGTATTCCGGCACCCGGTCCGAGATCGATAATATAATCCGCAGCCTCGATTGTCTCGCGATCGTGTTCGACGATTATGACTGTATTCCCGATGTCACGCATAGATTCGAGTGTTTTAATTAGGCGAATATTGTCGCGCTGATGAAGGCCGATAGACGGTTCATCGAGAACATACATCACTCCGACCAGCCGGCTACCAATTTGTGTGGCTAAATGTATTCGTTGGGATTCTCCGCCTGAAAGCGTGCTGGATTGGCGATTTAGGGTAAGGTAGCCAACGCCCACGGCATCGAGAAATGCAAGGCGCTCGGTGATCTCTTTGAGTATCTGTTTCGATATGAACTTTTCGCGGTCGGTAAGTCTTTCTTGTAGGTTTCGGAAGAAGAAAAGCGCCTCGGCGATGCTCATCGATGTAACCTCATTTATGGGCAAATCGCCGACTCGAACACTTCTGGCTTCAGGGCGAAGTCTGCTTCCACCACATTTAGGGCACGGAGCTTGACTCATAAACTGCTCTATCCACATGCGAATTCCGTGGCTGTCGGTCTGATGGAAACGCCGTTTTAGGTTGGGAATTATGCCTTCATATTGAGATTTCCATTGGCCTTTGGCTTTGCCATCTTGAGATTCGTAATGGAAAGTGAATTCCTTATTACCCGATCCGTAAAGAACAATCTTTTGAAAATCGTCCGAAAGTTTACTCCACGGTTTATATAGGTCAATGCCTAGTTCAGCTGCCACTGCCTTGATCATTCTACCCCAGTGTCT
It encodes:
- a CDS encoding VanZ family protein, whose amino-acid sequence is MLFQNFDKVLHFGAFALLSTLAYYAVSGAYPLISTILIPSVVGGLVEYFQSKLPYRKASIADFIADLAGCITVFLAFALYRRYCASREHRHRN
- the uvrA gene encoding excinuclease ABC subunit UvrA; translation: MSKSEIISIKGAREHNLKNISVDIPRDSLTVITGLSGSGKSSLAFDTLFAEGQRRYVESLSAYARQFLSLMEKPDVDNIEGLSPAVAIEQRRASHNPRSTVSTVTEIYDYLRLLYARIGIAFCYQCGRKISKWSVQGIVDKILEWPEGKRILILAPLVRSRKGEYRDLIDGIARDGFVRARIDGEVHSIEDKLELSRKIKHNIEIVVDRLVIKDDIQQRLTESIEIAIKFGDGMVMILDPDTEEEQIFSENYACPVCGISYEELSPRSFSFNSPYGACPSCDGLGTERKLDLDLIVPDKSKSIMDGAIKAWGDPTGRHWGRMIKAVAAELGIDLYKPWSKLSDDFQKIVLYGSGNKEFTFHYESQDGKAKGQWKSQYEGIIPNLKRRFHQTDSHGIRMWIEQFMSQAPCPKCGGSRLRPEARSVRVGDLPINEVTSMSIAEALFFFRNLQERLTDREKFISKQILKEITERLAFLDAVGVGYLTLNRQSSTLSGGESQRIHLATQIGSRLVGVMYVLDEPSIGLHQRDNIRLIKTLESMRDIGNTVIIVEHDRETIEAADYIIDLGPGAGIHGGEIVCAGTPEEIVKCDNSYTGKYLSGKFEIPTPENRRKGNGKILALEGASGNNLANVDIQLPLGMFICISGVSGSGKSTLINETLFPILARYFTRKNIRPLPYRFIRGLEFIDKVIDIDQSPIGRTPRSNPATYTGAFTPIRELFASLPESRARGYKTGRFSFNVKGGRCDTCGGGGTIKLEMHFLPDVYVPCDVCHGKRYNRETLQIRYKGKNINEILEMTVDEATDFFENITLISNKLKTLRNVGLGYITLGQSAVTLSGGEAQRVKLATELSKKSTGKTLYILDEPTVGLHAYDVKILLDVLNKLVDLGNTVLVIEHNLDVLKVADYIIDLGPEGGDMGGTIVAKGTPENIAMNRKSYTGSFLKKSLGII